TGGGTGCGGTGTGCAAGATCGTATCGAACTGACGGCTGGGCCGCGCGCCAGATAGAAACCCGCGGCTCTTGACCGGCGGCTGAGCGCGGAAGATATCGCCAATATCCAGTCCCTGCGCACGATCAACATTCATCGGATAGCCGACAGCAGAGACTTCACCCATATCGCCCACCAGACTGCCGGAAATCGTTAGCGGTGGCAGGCGCATGGCGTTGTCAATTATCTCGATCAGCGCCAAATCGTTGCGCGGACTGACGGAAACGGCGCGTGCGTAGGCAGCTTCGTCGCCCTCTGAAGGGACCACGCCGATGCGCAATGTGTCATCCTGCAGAGCTTCGCGGATCACATGCGCATTGGTCACTATTTGCGTAGGAGAGACTGCAAATCCCGAGCCGTGGCTGACCGGATAAACTTCCCGACCATCGCTGCCGACGATTACTACGCGCACAACGCCGCGTGCCGCCGCATCAATGTCAGCACTATCGGCCAAAGCGGCATGCGGCGTGACAAGTGCCAAAAGTGTGGCAAAAAGAGTGATTATCCGACCCATGGCGAAGCTATTTGACGCGGTGTCGCTTTGATCGCAAGCTTCGGGATGCAGTGAGTGGCGCATTACCCTAATAAACTGAACATGAGCGATGAACTGATCCCTAGCGAAACCGCATGGTCCGCCGTGAAGCGGCGTGACCGTAGCTATGATGGCCGCTTTGTTACCGGCGTACTGACAACCGGCATCTATTGCCGGCCCAGCTGTGCGGCGCGCCACCCGGATCGCAAGAACGTGCGCTTCTTTGCGACCGGTGCGGAGGCGAGGGAGGCAGGTCTGCGCGCATGCAAGCGGTGCATGCCTGACGATGTAGGCCGCGATGAAGCAGCTGTTCTGGCCGCGATTGAAGAGATCAAGGCTGCGGAAGGCAGGCCAACGCTGGATGAGCTCGCAGCCATTACCGACTACTCGCCAACCCATTTCCAACGGGTGTTCAAGCGCGCCACCGGTCTTTCGCCGGCAGCCTATGCACGTGCGCTTCGCGAAGAACGGGCGAAGGATGCGCTGAAGGGCGCAGCTAGGGTGAGCGATGCAATCTATGATGCGGGGTATGAATCGCCCAGCCGATTTTATGACGGAGTGGAAGGCAAGATGGGCATGACAGCCAGCGACTGGAAGAACGGCGGCGCTGGGCGTGTGATCCATTGGTCTATTATTGAGACTTCGATTGCGCCGATGCTTGTTGCCGCAACCGATAGGGGAGTGTGCTGCCTTTCATTCAACGAAGGTGAGGACGAGTTGCGCGCGCGTTTTCCTAACGCGGAACTCGCCCAAGGCAGCCCGGCATTTCGCGAACTGTTTGAACAAGTAGCCGCTGCCGTGGAGGACCCGTCGCTCGACAATTCGCACATTCCTTTGGATGTGAAAGGCACGGCGTTCCAGCAACGTTGCTGGCAAGCATTGCGCCAGATACCGGCTGGCGAAACGCGTAGTTATGGCGAGCAGGCAGCAATGCTGGGCAATCCCAAGGCGAGCCGCGCGGTCGGCAGCGCAAACGGCGCCAACAATATTGCCGTGCTGATCCCGTGTCACCGCGTTGTTCCGGCATCAGGCGGCGTGGGCGGCTATGCCTATGGACCCGAAATAAAGGCCGAACTGCTGAAGCGTGAGTGCAATGATTGAAACCTTTTGGCGGTTTGCTCCGTTGGCGATGTAAGAGAGTTTTTTGAAACAACGGAGCCAGGATTATGTGCGATGAAGAAAAGATCACCCGCTGGGCTCGCGAAGGGCTGACGCGACGCGAGTTTGGTGTGCTTGGCGCCACTGCGGTGGCCGCAGCCTGCGCTCCGAGTGATGGGATGGCTCAAGATCAGGTCGAGACGGTTTCTTCGCCGGGATTTCCCGCGTGGACCGAGCAGGAGGTCAGCTTCGCGACCGATGACGGCACAATGGATGGCTGGTTTGTTGCGCCCACGTCTGGCCCTGCGCCTGCGGTGATTATCTGGCCGGATATCGCAGGCCTTAGAGATAGCAAGAAGGCTATGGCCCGGCGGTTGGCTGACCGCGGATACACAGCGTTGGTGGTGAACCAGTATTACCGCGACACGCCTGCCCCTATTTGGCAGGATTTCGCCGACTTCGCGGGGAATGGTGGCTGGGGACGCGCCCGTGAAATGCGCGGCAAGCTGGACGCAGATGCAATCATGCGCGATGCAACCGCTGCCGTGGCTTTTCTCGACAGCCGTGCGGAAGTCGATAGCGAACGCGGCATTGGAACGCAGGGCTATTGCATGGGCGGCCCCTTCACAATGTGGAGCGCCGCTGCTGTCCCGTCTCGCATAAAGGCTGCCGCCAGTTTTCACGGCGGCGGGCTGGTGCGGGAGGACAACCCGAAGAGCCCGCACAGACTGTTTGGCCAGATGGACGCCAGCCTGCTTGTCGCGATTGCGCAGGATGACGATACTGAAGCGCCGGACGAAAAAAACACGCTGCGCAAGGCAGCTGCAGCCGTCGGCCGGGATGCAACGGTTGAAGTCTTTGCCGGTGATCACGGCTGGTGTGTGCCCGATAGCCCCGCCTATGCCGAAGCAGAAGCGGAACGCGCCTGGGCTGCATTGCTCAAGCTATACGAGGGCGCTCTATAAGCCCGCGCCTTCGTACGGTTCGGAGTCGACGGGAGTCTCGCCGTTCTTTCTGCGCGCTATTCCGCGTCAGCCAGCCTAACCATGACGTGGGCAAAGGGTGTGTCTTTCCACATGACATAGACCGGATCGGCAATTTCGCTGGACATACCCGCATAAGAGGCCGGATCGGGCAGGATCAGCATCAAATGCGGTCCGTCCTTGATCCACATATTGTCCTCGGTCGGCTCGGTTGCAGCCGGGTCCAGATTGCTCACGCCTGGAGCATCGCCTTCGCCCGCCAGCATGTAAGAGATGCCCATCTTGCCAGTCGGAAATTCTCCGCCTGACTGCATTGCTCCCAGTGCTTCCATCCAGACTGCATCATTGCACATCGGGCCCATGCCGGGCGTCTCTGCAATACATGTCCAGCCGTTTGTGCCTTCGCGTAAAACATTACCCTCTGCGTCGAGGATCGTCGCACCATCGGTCACGTCGCTTGGCCCGGCGGAAAGAGCACTCGCAATTGAAGCGTCATCGCCTTCCAAGGCAGTTGCTTCGTCGGCGGGAGCCTCTGTGTCATTGGCACCCCCGCATGCGGCCAACGCGCTCAATGCCGTCACGGTGAGCGCGGTCGTCAAAATTCTCATGGTTAGCCTCCCAATTCGTTTGCACGACCCCAACTGACCGATACGCCTCAGCCTGCGTGAGTGCAAATCAAGGAGGGCTTGGTTAATCCAGCTTCGGCGGCATCCCGGGCTCACATTTGGCCATAGCGCGCTGATACGCGTCGCGTGCGCCGATCCGCTGTAGATAGGCCTTCAGGTTGGGCTTGTCGTCGATGCTCATCCCGTTGAACGCGCGGCTGGTGGTTAGCTGGAACACCATCATGATGTCTGCCGTGGTCAGGGATGAGCCGCCTAAATAGTCGGCCTCGCCAAGTCGATGCTCGATCTGTGCCCATGCATTGGTCACGCGTTTGGCCAGCGGCGGCGGCATTTCCGCGCCAACAGCGCCAACCGCGATCTGCATCATGCCGTTGGTCATGAATGTCGCATTGGCAAAGTGGAACCAATAAAGGTGATCGGCGAAGTCCGGATGGTCGGGGCCGGGCACCAGATCAGTGTCCGGCGCATATTTCCCGACAATATACTCCACGATCGCGCCGCTTTCGCCCAGCACAAGGTCACCATCCTCGATAACCGGGGCGATTTCCATCGGATGGATCGCCTTCAGCTCCGGCGGAGCGAGCCGTGTCTCCGGATCACGGTTATAGAGCTTCAGATCATATTCGAGCCCCAGCTCCTCACACAGCCAGACGATGCGTTCGGATTGCGAAATTCGCAGGTGGTGGACGGTCAGCATGTCGTGATGGCTCCCTTAATCTTCGTTTCGCGCCCAGCCTTTGCTGGCGGGCTGCAGAGAGTCGAGAAAAATCTCTGCGCTATCAAGATATTCGCGCTGTTTTTCCTCGCCCATCCGATCCCAGGTTGAATAGATCCGCCCGATGCGGTGGTTGCTTTCGAGCCGGTCGCGATTGCGGTCAATGAAATGCCAATAGAGCGGGTTGAAGGGGCAGGCGCCGTCGCCGGTCTTCTTCGACATCGAATAGCGGCATTCCTTGCAGTAATCGGACATCTTGTTGATGTAGTTTCCGCTCGCCGCATAGGGCTTTGTCGCGAGCTTACCGCCGTCCGCATACAGGATCATGCCGACCACATTGGGCATCTCGACCCAGTCATAGGCATCGGCATAGACGGCGAGATACCAGTCCTGCACATCGCGGGGCTTGATGCCTGCCAGCAGAGCGAAATTTCCGAGCACCATCAATCGCTGAATATGGTGTGCGTGCGCGTTCTGATGAGTGGAGCGAATGCAATCCGCCATGCAGCGCATGTCCGTTTCGCCAGTCCAGTAGAACTCGGGCAGCGGGCGGTTCGCACCCAGCTCATTCGCGGTCTCGAGTTTCGGCATAAAATGCCAGTAGAACCCGCGAATATACTCGCGCCAGCCGATGATTTGGCGGATGAATCCTTCGACTGAATTGAGTGGCGCTTTGCCGTCTTCGTATGCCTGCTGTGCACGCCGGCACAGTTCCAGCGGATCGAGCAGGCCCAAATTGATGCTGGTCGACAGCATCGAATGGTAGAGGTCATCAGAGCCGTGCACTATCGCGTCCTGATAGGGGCCGAACTTCTCGATCCGGTCAGCGAAGAAGGCATCGGCGGCTTCTTCGGCCTGCGCGCGCGTAACTGGCCATTCGAAACGCTCTAGCGATCCAAAGTGATCGCCGAACCGGCTTTCGACCAATTCGATCACTTCGCGGGTGATATCGTCGGGCTCGAATTTCGGCCGCTCGGGCGGGTCCATCCCATCTTTGGGAGGCTCACGGTTTTCCTTGTCGAGGTTCCATTCGCCGCCGACAGGTTTGCCGTCACCGCGCATCAAAAGCCCGGTTTTCCTGCGCATCTCGCGATAGAAGTACTCCATCGTCAGATGCTTGCGGCCCTCGGCCCATTCTTCGAATTCGGCATGCGAGCAAAGGAAACGGTCGTCGGGCAGAACTTCGACTTCACAGGCAAACTTGTCGGGCCATTCGTCCTGCATTTGGCGCACACGCCATTCGCTCGCTTCGACAACATGGATTGCGCGCGGTTCGTGACGCTCCACGGCGCGCGCAACTTCCCCGGTGAAGCTGCTTGAGTTTTCTTGGTCCGTCAGTTTGACGTAGTCCACCGTCCAACCGTCGTCGCTAAGCTCGGCGGCGAAATGGCGCATTGCGGAGAATATCAACGCGATCTTTTGCTTGTGATGTTTGACGTAGGTAGCCTCGTCCCGAACTTCCACCATCAGGATAACGGTTTTGTCCTTCGCCCGCCCGCGCAGACTAGCCAGATCACGCGTCAGCTGATCGCCAAGAAGGGGGACTAGGATAGGGCCGGCGCGGTCATTGGGCATGCTTCACCAATGAGCGAGGGCAAGTTTGGTGCCTCAAACGAAACTATAGGGGTCAATATCGATACCAATGCGCACGCCGGGCGGAAAATCCTGCGCGGCGATCCACTCCGTGATGACCTTTTGCAGGTTCGCGCTGCGCCGCGCGTTGACTAGGAAGCGATAACGGTATCGCCCGCGCAGCATCGCAAGTGGGGCAGGGGCGGGCCCGAGGATTGCGACATCCTCAACATTTGGGCGAATGTCGCCCAGCCGGTTGGCTGCTTGCCGGGCCTCCGCATCGTCCTCTGACGAAATAATGATCGCCGCCCAGCGCCCGAACGGTGGCGCACCGACATAGCGCCGCGCTTCTGTCTCGGCCTCATAGAATGCGTCACGATTACCCTCTGCCAAGGCCGCGATCACTGGCGCTTCGACATGGCGCGTCTGGATCAGGACTTCGCCCGGCTTCGCGCCGCGCCCCGCTCGCCCGGCGGCCTGAGATACTTGCTGATAGGTGCGCTCGCCCGCGCGTAAATCCCCCCCTTCGAGGCCCAAATCCGCGTCGACCACGCCTACGAGCGTCAATTCGGGGAAGTGAAAACCTTTCGTGACCAGCTGAGTGCCGATGATGATATCGACCGCGCCAGTCTCTGCGGCGGCGATGAATTCGGCTGCCTTTTCAGGCGAATTGAGCGTGTCCGAAGTCGCGACTGCGATCCGCGCTTCCGGGAAGAGTTCGCGCACTTCGTCCGCAATTCGCTCGACACCCGGTCCGCACGCAACCAAGCAATCGGGCTCGCCGCATTCGGGACACGTCGCGGGCGGCGTTTCCTCATGTCCGCAATGATGGCACGCCAGCCGCTGAGACAGACGGTGCTCGACCAGCCACGCACTACAACTGGTACATTGGAAACGAAACCCGCAATTCCGACACAGGGTCAGCGGGGCATAGCCACGGCGGTTCAGGAACAGCAGCGATTGCTCATTCTTGGCCAATCGATCTTCCAATGCAGCGACGAGGCGCGGCGCGAGCCAGCGTTGCCTTTCAGGCGGCTCTTCTGTCAGGTCAATCGTGTCGATATGTGGCAGCTGGGCCCCGCCAAAACGACTGGGCAGATCGAGTTTCTCGTAAATCCCGCTTTCGGCCATTTGCAGGCTTTCGAGTGCCGGGGTAGCGCTGGCCAGCACCACCGGAAAGCCTTCAAACCGCGCGCGCATCACAGAGACATCGCGCGCGTTATATCGCACGCCGTCATCTTGCTTGAAGCTGACTTCATGCGCTTCGTCGACGATAATCAAACCAAGGTTCGCATAAGGCAGGAATAGCGCGGATCGCGCCCCTACCACGACTTGTGCTGTACCCTCGCTGATGGCGCGCCACGCACGGCGGCGTTCGGTCGACTTAAGCGAGGAATGCCATTGCACCGGCGCTGCATCGAAGCGCTGCTCGAAACGGTTCAGAAAATTTTCTGTCAGCGCGATCTCAGGCAGCAGGACCAACACCTGCTTGCCCCTGCGAATGGCGGCGGCGACAGGCTCGAAGTAGGTTTCGGTTTTTCCTGATCCGGTCACTCCATCGAGCAGGAAAGGCGCAAACTCTTCGGCCTTCACGGCTTGCACCAGCCGGTCTGCGACCTCGCGCTGATCGGCCGACAATTCAGGTACGGAAAAGTCCGGGTCAGCAGGCGGGAAAGGCCGGTCAATTGCGACAGAGACCGGCTCGATAACGCCTTGCCCGACCAGCCCGCGCAGGACGCCCTCGGACACACCAGCGATGCCGGCAAGCTCGCGGATCGTCGCTTGCTCGCCCTGCAATGCCTCAATTGCTTGTTCGCGCTGCGGCGTCATTCGTTCGGGCATGCCGCCAGACAGCCGGTATTCGGTCATTGTGGTCGGGCCGCTCAATGCGCCGCCGCTTGAGATCACCATGCGTGCGACTGAGCTTGGAGATGCGCAATAGTAGTCCGCTGTCCATTCGATCAGCCGCCTCAAGGGCGCGGACAGCGGGGGAACAGACAGCACCTCCAGTATCGGGCGCAGCTTTTCCGCAGCCACTTCCTGACCCGGCAGTCGTTCGGGTTCCCAAACGATCCCGGTGATCTGGCGCGGTCCTAGCGGCGCGACGACGATTGACCCCAGGTCAACTTGCATGCCGTCTGGCACACGATAGTCGAGCACTTCGAGCGCGCGATTGAAGACTAAAAGGCGGATGCGATTCATGACCAGAGCCAATATGGGGTGTCGCGTGGCTTGATCACAAGCACCGCCAGCATCTTGCCACCCACAATTTGCGCGTTGTGTGGTGTGGTCCGTACGGCAAAGACTGGTATGCGTAGGTCAACCAACACGAATCGCTCAAATGCCGGGGACAATCATGAAATTCTTTGCCGACACAGCCGAAATTGACGACATCAAGGAACTGGCCGCTACCGGTTTGCTCGATGGGGTGACGACCAACCCTTCGCTGATTGCCAAGTCGGGCCGCGATTTCATGGAAGTGACCAAGGAAATTTGCGGCATCACAGACGGCCCGGTCAGCGCGGAGGTTGTCGCACTTGATCACGAAACGATGATGAAAGAGGCCGAAGTCCTGCGCAAAATCGCGGACAATGTCTGCATCAAGGTTCCGCTGACGATTGACGGGCTGAAGACCTGCAAGGCGCTGACCGAAGATGGTACTATGGTGAATGTGACGCTGTGCTTCAGCGCCAATCAGGCGCTGCTCGCGGCGAAAGCCGGGGCGACCTTCATCAGCCCCTTTGTCGGCCGCCACGATGACAACGGCTTTGACGGTATGGAGCTGATCGAAGATATCCGGTTGATCTATGATAATTACGATTTCGGCACAGAAATCCTGGTCGCCAGTGTGCGCCATGTTACCCATGTGCTCCAAAGCGCGAAGATCGGGGCCGACGTTATGACCGCGCCGCCCAAGGTGATCAAATCGCTGTTTAATCACGTCCTGACAGATAAAGGGATTGAAGGCTTCCTGAAGGACTGGCAAGCCACCGGGCAATCAATAGTTTAATGTTCGGAGCCGTCTTTGGCGGAAGAAACACCTCTCGATAAGTTCAAGGCAGCGCTGACCGGCGCCAGCCGCGCTATTGCGCGGGAAGCAGAGGTGGAAGTTGCCTGGAGCGCAGACGCGCCATCTGCCAGCGGCAAGAATTTCCGCGTACCTTTGCCGGGCCGCGATCTGCCACCAGAACAGGTTGCAGAAGCCCGGGGCTTTGCAGACAGTTTTGCGCTGAAGCTGCGCCATCACGATACCGACCTGCACAGCAAGAACGCGCCGCCGGAGGCAACCGCGCGCGCGTGTTATGATGAGTTTGAGCGTGTTCGATACGAAGCGCTGGGTGCGAACAATTTTGGCGGCATCAAGGCCAATCTCGAAAGCGCGACCGAGATGCGTGTTCTGTCCGATCCGATTGCGCGCGCCCAAACGCGCGAGGATGTGCCGCTGCAGACCGCGCTAGGTCTAATGCTGCGAGAGAAGCTGACCGGAGAAGCTGTGCCAGAGGCTGCACAGCGCGGGGTGGAGTTGGTGCGCGAGTTTATCGAAGAGCGCGTGGGCGACAATCTTGAAGACCTGCTGGGATCGCTGGAAGATCAGGAAGCGTTCCAGTCGCTGAGCCTCGACATGTTGCAGCAGCTCGACCTGACCCAGCCGAGCGATTCCCCTGACGAAGCCGACAACGATCAAGGCGACGACGAGGAAGACGGTCAGGACGAAACAGATCAGGACGAGGGCGACCAGGATCAGGGCGAAAGCGGCCAGCAATCCGCCGAAATGGCCGGGGAGATGAGCGAAGGCGATTCCGACGGCGAAGGCGAAAGCGAGATGTCGTCCGAGTCAGAGATGCAGGATGGTGAGCCCGGCGAAGAGGGCGATGAAGGCATGATGCCTGTCCGCCCCAACCGGCCGCAAGGCGAGCTTCCGATGGATCTCGACTACCACGCCTATACCGAGGCCTATGACGAGGAAATTCCGGCCGACGAACTGTGCGATGCGGAAGAGCTCGACCGGCTTCGCGCTTATCTCGACAGCCAGCTTACCGGGCTGCAAGGTGTGGTCACGCGGCTGGCGAACCGGCTCCAGCGCCGCCTGATGGCGCAGCAGAATCGCAGCTGGGAATTCGATCAGGAAGACGGGGTGATCGATGCTTCGCGGCTTGCCCGTGTCGTGGTCTCGCCCGGCACGTCGATGGCCTACAAGACCGAGAAGGATATCGAATTCAAGGACACCATTGTGACCTTGCTAATCGATAACTCGGGTTCGATGCGCGGTCGGCCAATCAGCATCGCTGCGATCAGCGCGGATATCCTCGCGCGTACGCTGGAGCGCAGTGGGGTCAAGACGGAGATCCTCGGCTTCACCACCCGCGCATGGAAAGGCGGGCAAAGCCGCGAGCAATGGCTGGCAGATGGCAAGCCGCAAAACCCGGGGCGCCTCAACGATCTGCGGCACATCATCTACAAGAAGGCCGACGAGCCATGGCGGCGCGCGCGCCGCAATCTCGGCCTGATGATGCGCGAAGGCCTTTTGAA
The Altererythrobacter ishigakiensis genome window above contains:
- a CDS encoding bifunctional transcriptional activator/DNA repair enzyme AdaA — protein: MSDELIPSETAWSAVKRRDRSYDGRFVTGVLTTGIYCRPSCAARHPDRKNVRFFATGAEAREAGLRACKRCMPDDVGRDEAAVLAAIEEIKAAEGRPTLDELAAITDYSPTHFQRVFKRATGLSPAAYARALREERAKDALKGAARVSDAIYDAGYESPSRFYDGVEGKMGMTASDWKNGGAGRVIHWSIIETSIAPMLVAATDRGVCCLSFNEGEDELRARFPNAELAQGSPAFRELFEQVAAAVEDPSLDNSHIPLDVKGTAFQQRCWQALRQIPAGETRSYGEQAAMLGNPKASRAVGSANGANNIAVLIPCHRVVPASGGVGGYAYGPEIKAELLKRECND
- a CDS encoding dienelactone hydrolase family protein; translated protein: MCDEEKITRWAREGLTRREFGVLGATAVAAACAPSDGMAQDQVETVSSPGFPAWTEQEVSFATDDGTMDGWFVAPTSGPAPAVIIWPDIAGLRDSKKAMARRLADRGYTALVVNQYYRDTPAPIWQDFADFAGNGGWGRAREMRGKLDADAIMRDATAAVAFLDSRAEVDSERGIGTQGYCMGGPFTMWSAAAVPSRIKAAASFHGGGLVREDNPKSPHRLFGQMDASLLVAIAQDDDTEAPDEKNTLRKAAAAVGRDATVEVFAGDHGWCVPDSPAYAEAEAERAWAALLKLYEGAL
- a CDS encoding glutathione S-transferase family protein, which encodes MLTVHHLRISQSERIVWLCEELGLEYDLKLYNRDPETRLAPPELKAIHPMEIAPVIEDGDLVLGESGAIVEYIVGKYAPDTDLVPGPDHPDFADHLYWFHFANATFMTNGMMQIAVGAVGAEMPPPLAKRVTNAWAQIEHRLGEADYLGGSSLTTADIMMVFQLTTSRAFNGMSIDDKPNLKAYLQRIGARDAYQRAMAKCEPGMPPKLD
- a CDS encoding cryptochrome/photolyase family protein; translated protein: MPNDRAGPILVPLLGDQLTRDLASLRGRAKDKTVILMVEVRDEATYVKHHKQKIALIFSAMRHFAAELSDDGWTVDYVKLTDQENSSSFTGEVARAVERHEPRAIHVVEASEWRVRQMQDEWPDKFACEVEVLPDDRFLCSHAEFEEWAEGRKHLTMEYFYREMRRKTGLLMRGDGKPVGGEWNLDKENREPPKDGMDPPERPKFEPDDITREVIELVESRFGDHFGSLERFEWPVTRAQAEEAADAFFADRIEKFGPYQDAIVHGSDDLYHSMLSTSINLGLLDPLELCRRAQQAYEDGKAPLNSVEGFIRQIIGWREYIRGFYWHFMPKLETANELGANRPLPEFYWTGETDMRCMADCIRSTHQNAHAHHIQRLMVLGNFALLAGIKPRDVQDWYLAVYADAYDWVEMPNVVGMILYADGGKLATKPYAASGNYINKMSDYCKECRYSMSKKTGDGACPFNPLYWHFIDRNRDRLESNHRIGRIYSTWDRMGEEKQREYLDSAEIFLDSLQPASKGWARNED
- a CDS encoding primosomal protein N' translates to MNRIRLLVFNRALEVLDYRVPDGMQVDLGSIVVAPLGPRQITGIVWEPERLPGQEVAAEKLRPILEVLSVPPLSAPLRRLIEWTADYYCASPSSVARMVISSGGALSGPTTMTEYRLSGGMPERMTPQREQAIEALQGEQATIRELAGIAGVSEGVLRGLVGQGVIEPVSVAIDRPFPPADPDFSVPELSADQREVADRLVQAVKAEEFAPFLLDGVTGSGKTETYFEPVAAAIRRGKQVLVLLPEIALTENFLNRFEQRFDAAPVQWHSSLKSTERRRAWRAISEGTAQVVVGARSALFLPYANLGLIIVDEAHEVSFKQDDGVRYNARDVSVMRARFEGFPVVLASATPALESLQMAESGIYEKLDLPSRFGGAQLPHIDTIDLTEEPPERQRWLAPRLVAALEDRLAKNEQSLLFLNRRGYAPLTLCRNCGFRFQCTSCSAWLVEHRLSQRLACHHCGHEETPPATCPECGEPDCLVACGPGVERIADEVRELFPEARIAVATSDTLNSPEKAAEFIAAAETGAVDIIIGTQLVTKGFHFPELTLVGVVDADLGLEGGDLRAGERTYQQVSQAAGRAGRGAKPGEVLIQTRHVEAPVIAALAEGNRDAFYEAETEARRYVGAPPFGRWAAIIISSEDDAEARQAANRLGDIRPNVEDVAILGPAPAPLAMLRGRYRYRFLVNARRSANLQKVITEWIAAQDFPPGVRIGIDIDPYSFV
- the fsa gene encoding fructose-6-phosphate aldolase, encoding MKFFADTAEIDDIKELAATGLLDGVTTNPSLIAKSGRDFMEVTKEICGITDGPVSAEVVALDHETMMKEAEVLRKIADNVCIKVPLTIDGLKTCKALTEDGTMVNVTLCFSANQALLAAKAGATFISPFVGRHDDNGFDGMELIEDIRLIYDNYDFGTEILVASVRHVTHVLQSAKIGADVMTAPPKVIKSLFNHVLTDKGIEGFLKDWQATGQSIV
- the cobT gene encoding cobaltochelatase subunit CobT, which translates into the protein MAEETPLDKFKAALTGASRAIAREAEVEVAWSADAPSASGKNFRVPLPGRDLPPEQVAEARGFADSFALKLRHHDTDLHSKNAPPEATARACYDEFERVRYEALGANNFGGIKANLESATEMRVLSDPIARAQTREDVPLQTALGLMLREKLTGEAVPEAAQRGVELVREFIEERVGDNLEDLLGSLEDQEAFQSLSLDMLQQLDLTQPSDSPDEADNDQGDDEEDGQDETDQDEGDQDQGESGQQSAEMAGEMSEGDSDGEGESEMSSESEMQDGEPGEEGDEGMMPVRPNRPQGELPMDLDYHAYTEAYDEEIPADELCDAEELDRLRAYLDSQLTGLQGVVTRLANRLQRRLMAQQNRSWEFDQEDGVIDASRLARVVVSPGTSMAYKTEKDIEFKDTIVTLLIDNSGSMRGRPISIAAISADILARTLERSGVKTEILGFTTRAWKGGQSREQWLADGKPQNPGRLNDLRHIIYKKADEPWRRARRNLGLMMREGLLKENIDGEALMWAHNRLIGRKEDRRILMVISDGAPVDDSTLSVNSAGYLEAHLRKVIDWIERVSPVQLVAIGIGHDVTRYYRRAVTIMDVEQLGGTIIEQLAELFEDEKGRR